A DNA window from Labrus mixtus chromosome 4, fLabMix1.1, whole genome shotgun sequence contains the following coding sequences:
- the LOC132973029 gene encoding zinc finger C3H1 domain-containing protein-like isoform X3: MDLNSKSRYPAEEGELEDGEICDDEAEDSVPLRRGEGNRPRGGAPPRPRKPHQHPHGLPLHPALPPPDFRLLMPYNRGPFLPNHRQQCGPSGPDRPPSPPPLLHPPPGLGPHGEPSPRSSFWERSHGALGRFRHRGMPNGGRGNWNRGTRGGGNMRGPPGRYGPGEIHGNKNDSPLRKQKPMGRPQVRKVAHSVSKADSCVDESFEDLLSKYKQIQLELECIRKEETMALEPDGSPAREHISDTNTAGIPENKPEPEPEPAGAEDTADKKVFQAFNIKPLRQKLPTPSDLDELRRKWAEQQKAEGGAEKDGEDESGGQDRAEGEQRHEEETEEDDKKKTCPSCMPETDKEKKTACLSCTPEMDKEKKTVAACPSCTTETDKEKKAAAACVSCTTETDKEKKTVAVVACPSCTLEKDKEKKTTTVTACMCCIPETDKEKKKKKKKTAACVRESSASSEDSALSPDKVGVKVEEEELSELQLRLLALQSASKKWQQKEQQVLKRSKDRITRAVQGKTPGPGPRPTPSRQRVSTRSSSAAAAAAAAAAAERSRTRSKPPPDRDRNKTGGARPADRDRDRLKPSPKPGPKPGLKPGLKPSPALVLRSAERRAERAHSLKKVISPGSVAKQAFRKQQLRTWKLQQQREQEEKRRQDEEERRKREEEIRRIRDLSNQDEQYNRFMKLVGGRSQIRSKSRDRDHRKSAGKQGLDASGNLYQYDNYDEVAMDTDSETSSPVPSPPPQLLPDDLGCFPQLSQYVNAAHHFGMEFSQPFLTQLLPGTPPPPPPLPPPPPEELEPPPKPPFADEEEEEEMLLRETCLMSMANKRVPASEQEMSSSAPPSPGGPPPAGVQPPLRGNLSTVSLNTVPPSRSNKFSRGHHSNRAPLVLPRHKSVVVSLIDSDDSDSDQDACSSSQVAFGGLEFMIKEARRTVEATKPKAASGSEKENNPLRTPDALPENKKAEYRLLRDEIASREKQKILKDNSPSRRVFPAVSDSVMNTCLKSAAQIKLSEAEQKLNKHRELLQRDEAMLRHLLQQELKKRESLKAAEGKVVRLREQLQASEKIVSANRLLLKKLQEQVHRVEHRVSIKKGVAVRLEQELAHAQLAAGRGPKRRADNTHSQPGKLQRVDGTLRGSEHHFAELIAQKQRLQQLESEYALKIKKLKAAQALHHRGVTADVLTEPPPRVSTPPDPPPAPSTTTPSPFPLPQPSLHDLTQDKLTLDSEDAPEGEDQETESAPPAAAPPAAVTAAAAKPPRRLSLRQSSCSFTKPNLETPSSTPAKDSSTPKPSKTCSSSSSSAPPVEVFAGLDMEAVKLRYQEQARLGELLLKELRDLGGQVDNPPPGQVVPVEMDVPTSQSGNSELKPVPFGLYRSPLLVFRSYRFSPYYRTKEKFPLSSVTFSNAIDPSKNFCRFDLTGSCNDDHCRWQHMRNCTLTGNQLFQDVLSYNLQLIGCSETSSDQDISSATERYMKKLFGSNKDRMGVDQKAVLLVSKVNESKRHVPPFTTCKDMRRWRPKPSAPSSSIAEDDSDDEPAGGDPAPRRHDDCIRGSLSALDVCVTSEDKRYFISETDDISNLETSVLEKPRDTQLWIKLAFKYLNQSDTSAAECLEAALNTLSRALESNCDNPEVWSHYLLLFSRRGSREEVQEMCEMAVEHAPDYRVWWNYLTLESSFEGKDFVCERLLQFLVSSSSSPSNTLSFHLMEALLYRVQLNLFTGRMESALAILQSALKSAHDRSIADHLTSRDRALLWLTFIHLTEFDRLPSSLYDPAESGPSRLVSRESFLLPWRTSHDISTPPDMLIALFQDGVRQCSEESVSQSERTLACLPLHTNLILLHTLLHRYDEGVSLCQSLLSSCPDSCALRDALADLHIRRGDSDEAVSMWLHALAECPNNAEVFYHCCRFLMAQEKSSAVSPLFRGFILSLCEDQQSHKTPVDLLRHILGFPTKDVLKEPIIKELQEQLSQQTAHLHLIHCRWQWLHGSEEDTQDAFERALGSSLTLEELHTLWTDYLSFSSSLQARSPSHSHSKLFSDLVHRCLCTVPSRLQVPFNPAEFWSCYTFHNKVISLYLSCLPQSQHALVLERLRYSMPNNTELGLRLLQQEWKDENMEQLKFQARMLCSNAPKCVSSWRIAITVERELKEPSEVRLLYQQALQNLPLCAGLWTDRLLFEAAEGGGGGAASTVWAERLRRLLLRCQQVGVSVSEPLSLASLCVTERQ, translated from the exons atggATTTAAACTCTAAGAGCCGCTATCCCGCGGAGGAGGGCGAGCTGGAGGACGGGGAGATCTGCGACGATGAAGCCGAAGACAGTGTGCCGCTCCGGCGGGGGGAGGGTAACAGGCCCCGCGGAGGAGCTCCTCCACGACCGAGAAAACCTCACCAACACCCGCATGGCCTGCCTCTACACCCTGCCCTCCCGCCGCCAGATTTTCGCCTCCTCATGCCATACAACCGCGGACCTTTCCTCCCGAACCACCGGCAGCAGTGCGGGCCGAGCGGGCCCGACCGGCCTCCCTCACCTCCGCCGCTGCTGCACCCTCCGCCAGGGCTGGGACCTCACGGAGAGCCGAGCCCGAGGAGCAGCTTCTGGGAGCGGAGCCACGGGGCCCTGGGCCGGTTCAGACACCGGGGCATGCCGAACGGGGGACGAGGAAACTGGAACCGAGGGACCCGGGGAGGAGGAAACATGAGAGGTCCCCCCGGTCGGTACGGGCCCGGAGAGATTCACGGCAACAAGAACGATTCCCCCCTGAGGAAAC AGAAGCCTATGGGGAGGCCTCAGGTGAGGAAAGTGGCTCACAGCGTCTCCAAAGCGGACTCGTGTGTAGACGAGTCGTTTGAGGACCTGCTGTCCAAGTACAAACAGATCCAACTGGAGCTGGAGTGTATCCGTAAAGAGGAGACCATGGCTCTGGAGCCTGACGGCTCTCCTGCCAGAGAGCACATATCAGACACCAACACAGCAGGGATCCCAGAGAAcaaaccagaaccagaaccagaaccagcagGAGCAGAGGACACGGCTGacaaaaaagtgtttcaggCTTTCAACATCAAACCTCTCCGGCAGAAACTCCCCACCCCCTCCGACCTGGACGAGCTGAGGAGGAAGTGGGCGGAGCAGCAGAAGGCGGAAGGCGGGGCTGAGAAGGACG GAGAAGACGAGAGTGGAGGACaggacagagcagagggagagcagagacatgaaGAAGAGACTGAGGAGGATGACAAGAAAAAGACGTGTCCCAGCTGCATGCCGGAAAcggacaaagagaagaagacggCGTGTCTGAGCTGCACGCCGGAAAtggacaaagagaagaagacggTGGCGGCGTGTCCCAGCTGCACAAcggaaacagacaaagagaagaaggcGGCGGCGGCGTGTGTGTCCTGCACAAcggaaacagacaaagagaagaagacggTGGCGGTGGTGGCGTGTCCGAGCTGCACACtggaaaaggacaaagagaagaagacgacGACGGTGACGGCGTGTATGTGCTGCATACcggaaacagacaaagagaagaagaagaagaagaagaagacggcgGCGTGTGTCAGAGAGTCATCGGCCTCAAGTGAAGACTCCGCCCTCTCTCCTGACAAG GTGGgggtgaaggtggaggaggaggagctttcagagctgcagctgcgtCTCCTCGCTCTGCAGTCAGCCAGTAAGAAGTGGCAGCAGAAGGAGCAGCAGGTGTTGAAGAGGAGCAAAGACCGGATCACCAGAGCGGTCCAAGGCAAGACTCCAGGACCAGGACCCAGACCAACTCCCAGCAGGCAGAGAGTCTCCACCAGGTCctcgtctgctgctgctgctgctgctgctgctgctgctgcagagagaagcagaaCCAGGTCCAAGCCTCCTCCTGACAGGGATCGGAACAAGACCGGCGGGGCCAGACCTGcagacagggacagagacagacttAAACCCAGTCCTAAACCTGGTCCTAAACCAGGTCTTAAACCCGGTCTTAAACCCAGTCCTGCTCTGGTCCTCAGATCAGCAGAgcggagagcagagagagctcACAGTTTGAAGAAGGTGATCAGTCcag GCTCCGTGGCGAAGCAGGCGTTCAGGAAGCAGCAGTTGAGGACGtggaagctgcagcagcagagggagcaggaggagaagcgtcggcaggatgaggaggagagacgcAAACGAGAGGAGGAGATCCGCAGGATCCGAGATCTGTCCAATCAGGATGAGCAGTACAACCGCTTCATGAAGCTGGTGGGGGGGCGGAGCCAGATACGCAGCAAG TCCAGAGACAGAGACCACAggaagtctgcaggtaaacagggtCTGGACGCCTCAGGGAACCTTTATCAGTATGACAACTATGACGAGGTCGCTATGGATACGGACAGTGAAACCAGCTCCCCAG tcccGTCTCCGCCCCCTCAGCTGCTCCCTGATGACTTAGGATGTTTCCCTCAGCTGTCTCAGTATGTGAACGCTGCCCATCACTTCGGAATG GAGTTCTCTCAGCCCTTCCTCACCCAGCTACTGCCAGGtacacctccccctcctcctcctctcccccctcctccccccgaGGAGCTGGAGCCTCCTCCCAAACCTCCGTTtgctgatgaggaggaggaggaggagatgctgCTGAGGGAGACATGTCTGATGTCGATGGCCAATAAGAGAGTGCCCGCCAGCGAG CAGGAGATGAGCTCCAGCgctcctccttctcctggtggtcctcctcctgcaggagtcCAGCCCCCCCTCAGGGGAAACCTGAGCACCGTCAGTCTGAACACGGTGCCTCCATCACGCTCCAACAAGTTCAGCAGAGGACACCACAGCAACAGAGCGCCCCTGGTG CTTCCTCGACACAAGTCTGTGGTCGTTTCTCTGATCGACTCGGACGACAGTGACTCAGACCAGGACGCCTGCAGCTCATCTCAGGTGGCGTTTGGAGGCCTTGAGTTCATGATCAAAGAGGCTCGCAGGACGGTGGAG GCCACCAAGCCGAAAGCAGCGTCAGGATCAGAGAAGGAGAACAACCCGCTCCGAACGCCAGACGCTCTGCCCGAAAACAAGAAGGCAGAGTACCGCCTGCTCAGGGACGAGATCGCCAG CAGGGAGAAGCAGAAGATACTGAAGGATAACAGTCCGAGTCGTCGAGTGTTTCCTGCTGTCTCGGACTCTGTGATGAATACAtgtttaaagtctgcagcacAAATCAAACTGAGTGAAGCCGAGCAGAAACTCAACAAGCACAG agagctgctgcagagggaCGAGGCGATGCTCAGACACCTCCTGCAgcaggagctgaagaagagggAGTCTCTGAAGGCGGCCGAGGGGAAGGTGGTCAGACTGAGAGAGCAGCTGCAGGCGTCAGAGAAGATCGTCAGCGCCAACAGGTTGCTGCTCAAGAAGCTGCAGGAACAG GTGCACCGCGTTGAACATCGGGTGTCCATAAAGAAAGGTGTGGCTGTCAGGTTGGAGCAGGAGCTGGCTCATGCTCAGCTGGCTGCAGGACGAGGACCCAAACGCAGAGCCGACAACACCCACAgccag CCCGGTAAGCTGCAGCGTGTGGACGGCACCCTCCGCGGGTCAGAGCATCACTTTGCGGAGCTGATTGCTCAGAAGcagcgtctgcagcagctggagtcAGAGTACGCCCTGAAGATCAAAAAGCTGAAGGCGGCCCAGGCCCTGCACCACAGAGGAGTCACGGCTGATGTCCTCACAGAGCCCCCCCCACGAGTCTCCACCCCTCCTGACCCCCCGCCCGCACCCTCAACCACCACTCCGTCCCCGTTCCCTCTGCCCCAGCCCTCCCTGCACGACCTCACTCAGGACAAACTCACCTTGGACAGCGAGGACGCCCCCGAGGGTGAAGACCAAGAGACAGAATCTGCCCCTCCAGCTGCAGCTCCACCTGCTGCcgtcactgctgctgctgctaaaccCCCCCGCAGACTCTCCCTCCGTCAGTCCAGCTGCTCCTTCACCAAACCAAACCTAGAGACACCCAGCTCCACCCCCGCTAAAGACAGCAGCACCCCCAAACCCTCcaaaacctgcagcagctccagcagctctgCTCCACCTGTAGAGGTGTTTGCAGGTCTGGACATGGAGGCTGTGAAGCTCAGGTACCAGGAGCAGGCCCGACTCGGGGAGCTGCTGCTCAAAGAGCTGCGTGACCTAGGAGGACAGGTGGACAACCCCCCACCTGGACAG GTGGTTCCTGTGGAGATGGATGTACCTACCAGCCAATCAGGGAACAGCGAGCTGAAGCCTGTTCCCTTCGGACTGTATCGTAGCCCGCTGCTGGTCTTCAGATCGTACAG GTTCAGTCCGTACTACAGGACCAAGGAGAAGTTTCCTCTGAGCTCTGTGACCTTCAGCAACGCCATCGATCCATCCAAGAACTTCTGTCGCTTCGACCTCACAGGCAGCTGCAACGACGACCACTGCAGATG GCAGCACATGAGGAACTGCACGCTGACAGGAAACCAGCTGTTCCAGGACGTCCTGTCGTATAACctgcagctgattggctgctctGAGACCAGCTCCGATCAGGACATCAGCTCAGCCACAG AGCGGTACATGAAGAAGCTGTTTGGATCAAACAAAGACCGGATGGGCGTGGATCAGAAGGCCGTCCTCCTGGTCAGCAAAGTGAATGAGAGCAAACGTCACG TCCCTCCCTTTACCACCTGTAAGGACATGAGGAGGTGGAGGCCCAAACCTTCAGCTCCAAGCAGCTCCATCGCCGAGGACGACAGCGACGATGAGCCAGCAGGAGGAGACCCAGCACCTCGACGACACg acGACTGCATCAGGGGCAGCCTGTCAGCTCTGGATGTGTGCGTCACCTCCGAGGACAAACGATACTTCATCAGTGAGACAGACGACATATCAAACCTGGAGACGAGCGTGCTGGAGAAACCCCGAGACACGCAGCTGTGGATCAAACTGGCCTTTAAATACCTGAACCAGAGCGACAC GTCTGCAGCAGAGTGTCTGGAAGCTGCTCTGAACACGCTCTCTCGAGCTCTGGAGAGTAACTGTGACAACCCCGAGGTGTGGAGTCACTACCTGCTCCTGTTCTCCAGGAGGGGCAGCAGGGAGGAGGTGCAGGAGATGTGTGAGATGGCAGTGGAGCACGCACCTGACTACAGAGTGTGGTGGAAC taccTGACTCTGGAGAGCTCGTTTGAGGGGAAGGACTTTGTGTGCGAGCGTCTGCTGCAgttccttgtctcctcctcgtcctcaccctCGAACACTCTCTCCTTCCACCTGATGGAGGCGCTGCTCTACAGGGTGCAGCTCAACCTGTTCACTGGACGCATGGAGAGCGCCCTGGCTATCCTACAG agcGCTCTGAAGTCTGCTCATGATAGGAGTATAGCAGATCATCTGACCTCCAGAGACCGAGCTCTGCTCTGGCTCACCTTTATCCACCTGACAGAGTTTGACCGTCTGCCCTCGAGTCTGTATGACCCGGCAGAGTCGGGTCCGTCCAGGCTGGTCAGCAGAGAGTCCTTCCTGCTTCCCTGGAGgacatcacatgacatcagCACGCCGCCCGACATGCTCATTGCTCTGTTTCAGG ACGGCGTCCGTCAGTGCAGCGAGGAGTCTGTGTCTCAGAGCGAGCGAACGCTGGCCTGCCTCCCTCTTCACACAAACCTCATTCTCctgcacacactgctgcacag GTATGATGAAGGTGTGTCTCTGTGCCAGTCTCTGCTGAGCTCGTGTCCTGACTCGTGCGCTCTCAGAGACGCTCTGGCTGATCTTCACATCAGGAGAGGAGACTCTGATGAGGCCGTCAGCATGTGGCTGCACGCTCTGGCCGAGTGTCCCAACAACGCTGAGGTCTTCTACCACTGCTGCAGGTTCCTAATGGCACAG GAGAAGTCGAGTGCCGTCTCTCCTCTGTTCAGAGGCttcattttgtctctgtgtgaggaCCAGCAGAGCCACAAGACACCTGTGGACCTGCTCAG aCACATTCTGGGGTTTCCCACCAAGGACGTCCTGAAAGAACCAATCATCAAAGAGCTTCAGGAGCAGCTGAGCCAGCAGACTGCCCATCTCCACCTGATACACTG TCGTTGGCAGTGGCTGCACGGCTCTGAGGAGGACACTCAGGACGCCTTTGAGCGAGCGTTGGGATCGTCTCTGACTCTGGAGGAGCTGCACACTCTGTGGACGGA ttacCTGTCGTTCAGCAGCAGCCTGCAGGCCCGTAGCCCCTCCCACAGTCACTCCAAACTGTTCTCAGATCTGGTCCATCGCTGTCTGTGCACCGTCCCCTCCAGGCTGCAGGTCCCCTTCAACCCTGCAGAGTTCTGGAGCTGCTACACCTTCCACAACAAG GTGATCTCTCTCTACCTGAGCTGTCTGCCTCagtcccagcatgcactggtGCTGGAGAGACTGAGATACTCTATGCCCAACAACACTGAGCTCGGCctgag GTTGCTGCAGCAGGAGTGGAAGGATGAAAACATGGAGCAGCTGAAGTTTCAGGCCCGCATGCTGTGCAGCAACGCTCCAAAGTGTGTGTCCAGCTGGAGGAT agcgATCACTGTGGAGAGAGAGCTGAAGGAGCCATCTGAG GTGCGACTTCTCTACCAGCAGGCTCTCCAGAACCTTCCACTGTGTGCTGGCCTGTGGACAGAT CGGCTGCTCTTTGAGGCGGCTGaaggcggcggcggcggtgcAGCTTCAACGGTGTGGGCGGAGCGTCTGCGGCGGCTGCTACTCAGGTGTCAGCAGGTGGGCGTGAGTGTCAGTGAGCCGCTCAGTTtagcgtctctgtgtgtgacagagcGTCAGTGA